One window from the genome of bacterium encodes:
- a CDS encoding helix-turn-helix transcriptional regulator translates to MKKALYSKEHKYLVDRLKQARKDAGIDQGQVANLLDVSQSYISKVEAGQRRIDVIQLKEFAKIYKKSLNFFIK, encoded by the coding sequence ATGAAGAAAGCTTTATATTCAAAAGAACATAAATATTTAGTTGACCGATTAAAGCAAGCTCGGAAAGATGCTGGGATTGATCAAGGGCAGGTTGCTAATTTGTTAGATGTTTCTCAATCTTATATTTCTAAGGTAGAAGCAGGACAACGCCGTATTGACGTGATTCAATTGAAGGAGTTTGCAAAGATCTATAAAAAATCACTGAACTTTTTTATAAAGTAA
- a CDS encoding glycosyl hydrolase has protein sequence MDLKELKRKLQQIKKEGFIKTHRISDTGIGKTLEDLLDIPENNIPLHDIAGVAELKAYRKEAKSMLTLFTLEPLPKGGDRDRLLLDNFGYSHRDNKRSKELHSTLSCKRYNNQKLRLSVSKDKIKVKGKGKRLNIYWDIESVKKKFEAKLPALVYVLADKKIINSFEHFHFNEAYLLKGFSFELFKKMVKKDQIVVDFRMYYRPNGTVRNHGTGFRVKINSLYDCFKTKIRLI, from the coding sequence ATGGATTTAAAAGAGCTAAAACGAAAACTTCAACAAATAAAAAAAGAAGGATTCATCAAAACCCATCGCATTAGTGATACTGGAATTGGTAAAACGCTAGAAGATTTGCTTGATATACCAGAGAATAATATTCCTCTCCACGATATTGCAGGTGTTGCTGAATTAAAAGCGTACCGCAAAGAAGCAAAATCCATGTTGACTCTCTTTACACTTGAACCGTTACCCAAAGGCGGAGATAGAGATAGATTATTGCTTGATAATTTCGGCTATTCTCACAGAGATAATAAGCGTTCAAAAGAGTTGCACAGCACACTTTCATGCAAAAGATACAATAATCAGAAATTAAGGTTATCCGTTAGCAAAGATAAAATCAAAGTTAAAGGAAAAGGGAAACGATTAAATATCTATTGGGACATTGAATCGGTAAAAAAGAAATTTGAAGCTAAGTTACCGGCTCTTGTTTATGTTTTGGCTGATAAAAAAATCATAAATTCGTTTGAACATTTCCACTTCAATGAAGCTTATTTATTGAAGGGTTTTAGTTTTGAATTATTTAAGAAGATGGTCAAAAAAGATCAGATAGTAGTTGATTTTAGAATGTATTATAGACCTAATGGTACGGTAAGAAATCACGGAACAGGTTTTAGGGTTAAGATCAATAGCCTGTACGACTGCTTCAAAACCAAGATTAGATTGATTTAG
- the lexA gene encoding transcriptional repressor LexA — MLTKRQKQVLDYIGKYITKHDYAPSLEEIKKHLLLSSVSTAHYHVQALQNMGYLHKEDNQPRALIPKKNAQSIEIPIVGTIAAGQPIEAIELHDKTITLSRNEISRAGKYYALRVTGDSMTEEGIFDGDIVVIKKQETADNGQTVVAIIDENEATLKKLYRENNQFRLQPANLTLLPIYRQEVEIRGIVVKIIRNLEPLLEKDKYKDVKLKRRIDYSWDYRGEKTKSYTHGLHSYPAMFIPQVARRLIETYSRKGDTICDIFCGSGTALVESRLLGRNAYGIDLNPFAVFLAKAKTTEINPSVLTKEYFNLLNRFDHIKNDEIVLPNFMNLDFWFKEKVILKLAKLKKAINDIKNEKMENFFLVSFSEVVRLSSNTKNGEFKLVRIKADKLKNHSPNVLDIFKKKTELNIEGMRKFYQEVDKDTWTKPIYEDTSLISTIKNDSIDCIITSPPYGDSRTTVAYGQFSRLSAQWIDIFKDPNTASGVDNKLLGGKPTSNLLHSLESSHLRESLERIQEMDKKRARDVLSFYIGLNECLKKSYEILKRKKYFCLVIGNRLVKQVRIPTDFIVAELGEKIGFTCEDIFVRNIPGKRMPAKNSPTNIAGELEETMTKESIVVLRKS; from the coding sequence ATGCTCACAAAACGGCAAAAGCAAGTACTGGATTACATTGGAAAATATATCACTAAGCATGACTATGCTCCCTCTCTTGAGGAAATCAAGAAACACTTACTCCTTTCTTCCGTTTCAACTGCTCATTATCACGTTCAAGCTCTTCAGAATATGGGTTACTTACACAAAGAAGATAACCAGCCTAGAGCATTGATTCCTAAAAAGAATGCCCAATCTATCGAAATACCCATAGTCGGCACTATTGCTGCCGGTCAGCCAATTGAAGCAATTGAACTGCACGACAAAACAATTACTCTTTCCCGAAATGAAATTAGCAGGGCAGGTAAATATTATGCTTTGCGCGTTACTGGTGATAGCATGACTGAAGAGGGCATTTTTGATGGCGATATAGTCGTTATTAAAAAACAAGAAACTGCTGACAATGGCCAAACCGTTGTAGCGATAATTGATGAAAATGAAGCCACATTAAAAAAACTTTACCGAGAAAACAATCAATTCAGATTACAACCCGCAAATCTTACGCTATTGCCAATTTATCGACAAGAGGTCGAAATTAGAGGTATTGTTGTAAAGATAATTAGAAATCTAGAACCTCTTTTAGAAAAAGATAAATATAAGGATGTAAAGCTAAAAAGGCGCATTGACTATTCATGGGATTATAGAGGCGAAAAAACAAAATCTTATACTCATGGTTTGCACAGTTATCCGGCAATGTTTATCCCTCAAGTCGCAAGACGCCTAATAGAGACATACAGCAGGAAAGGCGATACTATCTGCGATATCTTTTGCGGCTCTGGAACCGCTTTAGTTGAGAGCAGACTACTAGGTAGAAATGCTTACGGAATTGATCTAAATCCATTTGCTGTCTTCTTAGCAAAAGCAAAAACAACTGAAATAAATCCATCCGTACTTACAAAGGAATATTTCAATTTACTTAATAGATTTGACCATATAAAAAATGACGAAATTGTACTGCCAAATTTTATGAATCTGGACTTTTGGTTTAAAGAGAAAGTTATTTTGAAATTGGCAAAATTAAAAAAGGCTATTAACGATATAAAAAATGAAAAAATGGAAAACTTTTTTTTAGTTTCCTTTAGCGAAGTAGTCAGACTTTCTTCAAATACAAAGAACGGCGAATTTAAACTTGTGCGAATAAAAGCTGATAAGCTGAAAAATCACAGCCCTAATGTGCTTGACATTTTTAAGAAAAAAACTGAATTAAATATTGAGGGGATGAGAAAGTTCTATCAAGAAGTTGACAAAGATACATGGACTAAACCCATCTATGAGGATACTTCTCTAATCAGCACAATAAAAAACGATTCCATAGATTGTATTATAACATCCCCGCCCTATGGCGACAGCAGAACAACCGTGGCATATGGACAATTCTCAAGATTATCTGCTCAGTGGATTGACATTTTTAAAGATCCCAACACTGCATCAGGCGTTGACAATAAATTATTGGGCGGTAAACCGACTAGCAATCTACTTCATTCTCTTGAATCTTCTCATTTAAGGGAATCTTTAGAAAGAATTCAAGAAATGGATAAAAAGAGAGCAAGGGATGTATTAAGCTTTTATATAGGTTTAAATGAATGCCTAAAGAAATCCTATGAGATATTGAAAAGGAAAAAATATTTTTGCCTAGTTATCGGCAATCGATTAGTAAAGCAGGTACGTATACCGACTGACTTCATCGTCGCAGAGTTAGGCGAAAAAATTGGTTTTACCTGTGAAGATATCTTTGTTAGAAATATTCCCGGCAAAAGAATGCCTGCGAAAAATTCCCCTACAAATATTGCAGGGGAACTGGAAGAAACAATGACAAAAGAAAGCATTGTTGTTCTGAGAAAGAGCTAA